One Rhodothermales bacterium genomic window carries:
- a CDS encoding peptidylprolyl isomerase → MNGTQPLLTGGLRWWLAVVAVLYLSVLQGCVEESVSTDFVARVGAEMLLEEDLSEMLASIPIGRDSMAIRKQLVDKWVVNALLEQEARRIDLSSDPEVRRLLDENEHSVLVSAYVNRLYEENEIEPTSEEAARFYEVNKERLRLREPFVRIRYLASTDRDSVLAARRALQLAMRGPYADSLWLGIVSRYAADPAGSMALSENHFAQSRLLVTFPAVQEVMLRLGEREMSRVIRDADQYHLVQIIDRVTEGSIPEMRWVEDEIRRQLILQGRKQTFARTVQNLRNMATARNDLEVRIRDDDEAQ, encoded by the coding sequence GGTGGCTTGCGGTGGTAGCTGTACTGTATCTATCGGTACTGCAGGGCTGCGTGGAGGAGTCGGTCTCCACCGATTTTGTTGCGCGCGTTGGTGCCGAAATGTTGCTCGAGGAGGACCTCTCCGAAATGCTCGCTTCGATCCCGATCGGGCGCGACTCAATGGCGATTCGTAAGCAGCTTGTGGATAAGTGGGTGGTCAACGCACTCCTCGAACAGGAAGCACGACGCATCGATCTCTCCAGCGATCCTGAAGTGCGCCGACTTCTCGATGAGAATGAGCACTCGGTTCTCGTAAGTGCCTACGTGAATCGACTGTACGAGGAAAACGAGATCGAGCCGACCAGTGAGGAAGCCGCCCGGTTCTATGAGGTGAACAAGGAGCGCCTTAGACTACGCGAGCCGTTTGTCCGGATTCGCTATCTGGCAAGTACGGACCGGGACAGCGTGTTGGCTGCCCGACGAGCTCTTCAGCTTGCGATGAGGGGCCCCTATGCTGATTCCCTCTGGCTTGGGATTGTGAGTCGATATGCCGCGGATCCGGCCGGTTCGATGGCGCTGTCGGAAAATCATTTCGCACAAAGTCGACTGCTGGTGACGTTTCCGGCAGTTCAAGAAGTGATGCTACGCCTCGGAGAACGTGAGATGTCGCGAGTGATTCGTGACGCAGATCAATATCATCTCGTACAGATCATCGACCGGGTTACAGAGGGCTCTATTCCGGAGATGCGTTGGGTTGAGGACGAGATCAGGCGTCAGCTTATCCTGCAGGGTCGGAAACAGACCTTTGCCAGAACGGTTCAGAATCTGCGCAATATGGCTACGGCACGGAATGATCTCGAGGTTCGAATCCGAGATGACGACGAGGCCCAATAG